One window of Pseudomonas sp. ML2-2023-3 genomic DNA carries:
- a CDS encoding class I SAM-dependent methyltransferase, with the protein MPVLESPFAQLRLIRQPEQQNEPLQAFDAADEYLLNHLAEQALPANSRVLVLNDSFGALAVSLVNTLHVTSSSDSFLAIQALEKNLVRNGHAYDAVSIIPASQPLVGPFDCVLVRVPKTLALLEEQLIRLQGQLAPGAQVIAGAMVKHLPRAAGDLLERYIGPVQASLAVKKARLLVSTSQALGPFTSPYPTRYRLERPAIELLNHANVFCREDLDIGTRAFLPHLPKNLGTARVADLGCGNGVLAIASALNNPQAQYTLVDESFMAVQSARENWQAALGDREVIVRADDGLASQAPDSLDVVLCNPPFHQQQVVGDFLAWRMFQQAREALVVGGALYIVGNRHLGYHSKLAKLFRGVEQVAATPKFVILKARK; encoded by the coding sequence ATGCCTGTGCTAGAAAGCCCCTTCGCCCAACTTCGCCTGATCCGCCAACCCGAGCAGCAAAACGAGCCCTTGCAGGCCTTTGATGCGGCAGATGAGTATTTGCTTAATCACCTGGCTGAGCAGGCGTTGCCCGCAAACAGCCGGGTGCTGGTGCTCAATGACAGTTTTGGTGCCCTGGCGGTCAGTCTGGTCAACACCCTGCATGTCACCAGCAGCAGCGACTCCTTTCTCGCCATTCAGGCGCTGGAAAAGAATCTGGTGCGCAATGGCCATGCTTACGATGCGGTATCGATCATCCCTGCCAGCCAGCCTCTGGTCGGGCCTTTCGACTGTGTACTGGTGCGTGTTCCCAAGACCCTGGCGCTGCTTGAAGAGCAACTGATCCGCCTGCAAGGCCAATTGGCACCCGGAGCACAGGTCATCGCAGGCGCGATGGTCAAACACTTGCCCCGCGCCGCAGGCGATCTGCTGGAGCGCTACATTGGCCCGGTACAGGCCTCGCTGGCGGTCAAAAAAGCCCGTTTGCTGGTGTCCACGTCCCAGGCCCTGGGGCCATTTACATCGCCGTACCCCACGCGCTATCGACTGGAAAGGCCGGCCATCGAGCTGCTCAACCACGCCAACGTGTTCTGCCGCGAAGACCTCGATATCGGCACTCGGGCATTCCTGCCCCACCTGCCAAAAAACCTGGGCACTGCACGGGTTGCCGACCTGGGCTGCGGCAATGGTGTACTGGCCATTGCCAGCGCGCTGAATAACCCGCAAGCGCAGTACACGCTGGTCGATGAGTCGTTCATGGCCGTGCAGTCTGCCCGCGAGAACTGGCAAGCCGCATTGGGTGATCGCGAGGTCATTGTGCGGGCTGACGACGGTTTGGCGAGCCAGGCACCGGACTCACTGGACGTAGTGCTGTGCAATCCGCCGTTCCATCAGCAACAAGTGGTGGGAGACTTTCTGGCCTGGCGCATGTTCCAGCAGGCCCGTGAGGCGCTGGTAGTGGGGGGTGCGCTGTACATCGTCGGCAACCGTCATCTGGGCTATCACAGCAAGCTGGCCAAACTGTTTCGGGGCGTCGAACAAGTGGCCGCCACTCCCAAGTTTGTGATCCTCAAGGCGCGCAAGTAA
- the radA gene encoding DNA repair protein RadA, producing MAKPKRIYGCTECGATFPKWAGQCGECGVWNTLVETIVESGGAAPPSGRTGWTGQQAQIKTLAEVSIAEIPRFSTASGELDRVLGGGLVDGSVVLIGGDPGIGKSTILLQTLCQMATRMPALYVTGEESQQQVAMRARRLGLPQDQLKVMTETCIENIIATAKLEKPKVMVIDSIQTIFTEQLQSAPGGVSQVRESAALLVRYAKSSGTAIFLVGHVTKEGALAGPRVLEHMVDTVLYFEGESDGRLRLLRAVKNRFGAVNELGVFGMTDKGLKEVSNPSAIFLTRAQEEVPGSVVMATWEGTRPMLVEVQALVDDSHMSNPRRVTLGLDQNRLAMLLAVLHRHGGIPTHDQDVFLNVVGGVKVLETASDLALMAAVMSSLRNRPLPHDLLVFGEVGLSGEVRPVPSGQERLKEAAKHGFKRAIVPKGNAPKESPPGLKVIGVTRLEQALDALFE from the coding sequence ATGGCCAAGCCCAAGCGCATTTACGGCTGCACAGAGTGCGGCGCAACCTTTCCCAAGTGGGCAGGGCAGTGCGGCGAGTGCGGCGTCTGGAACACCCTGGTCGAGACCATTGTAGAAAGCGGCGGCGCCGCGCCGCCCAGTGGCCGTACCGGCTGGACAGGGCAACAGGCCCAGATCAAAACCCTGGCCGAAGTCAGCATTGCAGAAATCCCGCGCTTCTCCACCGCTTCCGGTGAGCTGGATCGGGTGCTCGGGGGCGGTCTGGTCGATGGTTCGGTGGTGTTGATCGGCGGTGACCCGGGTATCGGCAAGTCCACTATCTTGCTGCAAACCTTGTGTCAGATGGCTACGCGCATGCCTGCGCTGTATGTCACTGGCGAAGAGTCCCAGCAGCAAGTGGCCATGCGCGCCCGACGCCTGGGGCTGCCCCAGGATCAGCTCAAGGTGATGACCGAAACCTGTATCGAAAACATCATCGCCACCGCCAAGCTCGAAAAACCCAAGGTCATGGTGATCGACTCAATCCAGACCATCTTCACCGAGCAACTGCAGTCGGCGCCGGGCGGTGTGTCCCAGGTGCGAGAAAGTGCGGCATTGCTGGTGCGTTATGCCAAGTCGAGCGGCACGGCCATTTTCCTGGTGGGCCACGTGACCAAAGAGGGTGCGCTGGCCGGACCGCGGGTGCTGGAGCATATGGTCGACACCGTGCTGTATTTCGAGGGTGAGTCTGACGGTCGCTTGCGTCTGTTGCGCGCAGTGAAAAATCGGTTTGGCGCGGTCAACGAGCTGGGTGTGTTCGGCATGACCGACAAAGGCCTGAAAGAAGTCTCCAACCCGTCAGCTATTTTTCTTACCCGTGCTCAGGAAGAAGTGCCGGGCAGCGTCGTCATGGCCACCTGGGAGGGCACCCGTCCCATGCTGGTGGAAGTGCAGGCACTGGTGGACGACAGCCATATGTCCAACCCGCGCCGTGTGACCCTGGGTCTGGATCAGAATCGACTGGCCATGCTGCTGGCTGTCCTGCATCGCCACGGCGGTATTCCCACTCATGATCAGGATGTATTCCTTAACGTGGTGGGCGGGGTCAAGGTGCTGGAAACCGCGTCCGACCTGGCGCTGATGGCGGCGGTGATGTCCAGTCTGCGCAATCGACCGCTGCCCCATGATCTGCTGGTGTTTGGTGAGGTTGGCTTGTCCGGCGAAGTGCGCCCGGTACCCAGCGGTCAGGAGCGGCTTAAAGAAGCGGCCAAGCACGGTTTCAAGCGTGCCATCGTGCCCAAGGGCAACGCCCCCAAAGAGTCTCCGCCGGGCTTGAAGGTCATCGGTGTGACCCGCCTTGAGCAGGCACTGGATGCGTTGTTTGAATAG
- the cydB gene encoding cytochrome d ubiquinol oxidase subunit II has product MGIDLPLIWAIIIIFGIMMYVVMDGFDLGIGILFPFIKGESDRDVMMNTVAPVWDGNETWLVLGGAALFGAFPLAYSVVLSALYLPLMLMLMGLIFRGVAFEFRFKARPEKRHLWDKSFIGGSLVATFFQGVALGAFIDGIPVVNRQYAGGGLDWLSPFTVFCGIALIVAYALLGCTWLIMKTEGHLQERMHKLGRPLALAVLVLMGIVSLWTPLAHTDIAARWFTLPNLFWFLPVPILVLVTMYGLLKAIARKAHYTPFLLTLVLIFLGYSGLGISLWPNIIPPSISIWDAAAPPQSQGFMLVGTLFIIPFILGYTFWSYYVFRGKVTHEDGYH; this is encoded by the coding sequence ATGGGTATTGATCTGCCACTTATCTGGGCAATCATCATCATCTTCGGGATCATGATGTATGTGGTCATGGATGGTTTCGATCTCGGGATCGGCATCCTCTTTCCCTTTATCAAGGGCGAGAGCGACCGCGATGTGATGATGAATACGGTCGCCCCTGTCTGGGACGGTAACGAAACCTGGTTGGTACTGGGCGGCGCGGCATTGTTTGGTGCCTTCCCGCTGGCCTACTCGGTCGTGTTGTCGGCACTGTACCTGCCACTGATGCTGATGCTGATGGGGTTGATCTTTCGGGGCGTCGCCTTTGAGTTCCGCTTCAAGGCACGGCCAGAAAAACGCCATCTCTGGGACAAGTCCTTTATTGGCGGCTCGCTGGTGGCAACCTTCTTCCAGGGGGTGGCGCTGGGGGCCTTCATTGATGGGATTCCGGTGGTTAACCGTCAGTATGCGGGGGGCGGGCTGGACTGGCTTTCACCGTTCACTGTGTTCTGCGGGATTGCCCTGATCGTGGCCTATGCATTGCTTGGCTGCACCTGGCTGATCATGAAAACCGAAGGCCACTTGCAGGAGCGCATGCACAAGCTGGGTCGCCCGCTGGCGTTGGCCGTACTGGTGCTGATGGGCATCGTCAGCCTGTGGACGCCACTGGCGCACACTGACATTGCTGCACGCTGGTTCACACTGCCGAACCTGTTCTGGTTCTTGCCGGTGCCGATCCTGGTCTTGGTGACGATGTATGGTCTGCTCAAGGCGATAGCGCGCAAGGCTCACTACACGCCGTTTCTGTTGACCCTGGTGTTGATCTTCCTGGGTTACAGCGGTCTGGGTATCAGCTTGTGGCCGAACATCATCCCGCCTTCGATCTCGATCTGGGATGCAGCGGCACCACCCCAAAGCCAGGGCTTCATGCTGGTAGGCACCTTGTTTATCATCCCGTTTATTCTCGGTTACACCTTCTGGAGCTACTACGTGTTCCGCGGCAAGGTGACTCACGAAGACGGTTATCACTAG
- a CDS encoding cytochrome ubiquinol oxidase subunit I: MFGLDALELARIQFAFTISFHIIFPAITIGLASYLMVLEGMWLKTRDDTYRDLYHFWSKIFAVNFGMGVVSGLVMAYQFGTNWSRFSDFAGAVTGPLLTYEVLTAFFLEAGFLGVMLFGWNRVGRGMHFFSTAMVALGTLVSTFWILASNSWMQTPQGFEIIDGRVIPVDWLAVIFNPSFPYRLAHMATAAFVATAFFVGASAAWHLLRGRNTPAIRRMFSMAMWMALVVAPVQALIGDAHGLNTLKYQPAKIAAMEGHWENKPGEPTPLILFGIPNMKTETTDYKIQIPYLGSLILTHSLDKQIPALKEFPPEDRPNSTIVFFSFRIMVALGMLMIFVGLWSVWLRRRGTLYENRWFLRMVLWMGPSGLIAILAGWFTTEIGRQPWVVYGLMRTSDASSNHSVMQMSVTLVMFVVVYFALFGAGLGYMMRLVRKGPITHEGEEDTHGGPGQQRTPARPLSAAHEGTDEGHSDSLTKGN; encoded by the coding sequence ATGTTCGGTTTGGATGCTCTCGAGCTCGCCCGAATTCAGTTCGCGTTTACCATATCGTTCCACATCATTTTTCCCGCCATTACCATCGGTCTCGCCAGTTATTTGATGGTGCTCGAAGGCATGTGGCTGAAAACCCGTGACGATACCTACCGCGACCTGTACCACTTTTGGTCGAAGATTTTCGCCGTCAACTTCGGCATGGGCGTTGTATCGGGCCTGGTCATGGCCTACCAGTTCGGCACGAACTGGTCGAGGTTCTCGGATTTTGCCGGTGCTGTTACCGGGCCGCTGCTGACCTATGAAGTACTGACTGCATTCTTCCTTGAAGCGGGTTTTCTGGGCGTCATGCTGTTTGGCTGGAATCGCGTGGGCCGGGGGATGCACTTCTTCTCGACCGCGATGGTGGCCCTGGGAACGCTGGTCTCTACCTTCTGGATCCTGGCCTCCAACAGCTGGATGCAAACCCCGCAAGGCTTCGAAATCATCGATGGTCGAGTGATTCCGGTGGACTGGCTGGCGGTCATTTTCAACCCTTCGTTCCCTTACCGTCTGGCGCATATGGCCACGGCCGCCTTTGTCGCCACGGCATTTTTCGTCGGCGCGTCAGCGGCCTGGCATCTGTTGCGCGGTCGTAACACGCCGGCCATTCGCCGCATGTTCTCGATGGCCATGTGGATGGCCCTGGTGGTTGCGCCGGTACAGGCGCTGATCGGTGATGCCCACGGTTTGAATACCCTCAAGTATCAGCCAGCAAAAATCGCGGCCATGGAAGGTCACTGGGAAAACAAACCCGGTGAGCCAACGCCGCTGATTCTGTTTGGTATCCCGAACATGAAGACCGAAACCACGGACTACAAGATTCAGATCCCGTACCTGGGCAGCCTGATTCTGACGCACAGCCTGGACAAGCAAATCCCTGCGTTGAAGGAGTTCCCGCCAGAGGATCGCCCCAACTCGACCATCGTGTTCTTTAGCTTCCGCATCATGGTGGCGCTGGGCATGTTGATGATCTTCGTCGGGCTTTGGAGCGTATGGCTGCGCAGGCGCGGCACCCTGTACGAGAACCGCTGGTTCCTGCGTATGGTGCTGTGGATGGGACCATCGGGCCTGATCGCGATCCTTGCGGGTTGGTTCACCACCGAGATCGGTCGCCAGCCGTGGGTGGTTTACGGGCTGATGCGCACTTCGGATGCGTCGTCCAACCACAGCGTCATGCAAATGAGCGTCACGCTGGTCATGTTTGTCGTGGTGTATTTCGCGCTGTTTGGTGCGGGTCTGGGTTACATGATGCGTCTGGTACGCAAAGGTCCGATTACCCACGAAGGCGAAGAAGACACCCACGGTGGCCCAGGCCAGCAACGCACGCCTGCCCGTCCTCTGTCTGCGGCCCATGAGGGTACAGATGAAGGCCACAGCGACAGCCTGACTAAGGGGAATTGA
- a CDS encoding DUF2474 domain-containing protein — MAGKDYLNDVQECEKKPLWQRIGWLLVIWTASVASLAVFAWLIRLFMTAAGMKSH; from the coding sequence ATGGCCGGCAAGGATTATCTAAACGACGTTCAAGAGTGCGAAAAAAAGCCCTTGTGGCAACGCATTGGCTGGTTGCTGGTGATCTGGACCGCCAGTGTGGCGAGCCTGGCAGTATTTGCCTGGCTGATCCGCCTGTTCATGACCGCCGCAGGCATGAAGAGCCACTGA
- a CDS encoding autoinducer binding domain-containing protein, with the protein MTAHHLINQNQHFACRSEAELGSDTLKRIEEYGFNYFFFRTIPRHGNVITNSKVLTNYPNDYVERYEKGPLTQKNPLMTHCQLSILPIIWSADVFRDAPDQWKATQTCGLTYGWSQSVHDPNGAVSMLSLARKDPPVSQDEFSGKAASVLWLCNQLHSAMLERFHLRHRLTINIMRLSERELEVLKWTAEGKIASDIAMILSLSTRTVNFHISGAMKKLGASNKTSAVVMAARFGLL; encoded by the coding sequence ATGACCGCACATCATTTAATCAACCAGAACCAACACTTCGCCTGCAGAAGCGAAGCTGAATTGGGTTCCGACACACTCAAACGAATAGAAGAGTACGGCTTTAATTATTTCTTCTTTCGCACGATCCCTCGACATGGCAATGTAATAACGAATAGTAAAGTATTAACAAACTATCCAAATGATTATGTCGAGCGGTATGAAAAAGGGCCTCTTACGCAAAAAAATCCACTCATGACTCACTGCCAACTATCGATCCTGCCCATTATTTGGAGCGCCGATGTTTTTCGTGATGCTCCCGACCAGTGGAAAGCCACCCAAACCTGCGGGCTGACCTATGGCTGGTCGCAGTCGGTGCATGACCCCAATGGCGCAGTGAGCATGTTGAGCCTTGCCAGAAAAGACCCTCCTGTGTCGCAGGACGAGTTTTCGGGCAAAGCTGCCAGCGTGCTGTGGCTGTGCAATCAGTTACACAGCGCCATGCTCGAACGCTTCCACCTGCGCCATAGGCTGACGATCAACATCATGCGTTTGTCCGAACGTGAGTTGGAAGTCCTCAAGTGGACTGCCGAAGGCAAAATCGCTTCCGACATTGCCATGATTCTGAGCCTGAGCACCCGCACCGTGAACTTCCATATCAGTGGTGCAATGAAAAAACTGGGGGCCAGCAACAAAACCTCGGCCGTGGTCATGGCGGCCAGGTTTGGCCTGCTGTAA
- the mscL gene encoding large-conductance mechanosensitive channel protein MscL, protein MSVISEFKAFAVKGNVVDMAVGIIIGAAFGKIVSSFVGDVVMPPLGLLIGGVDFSDLAITLKAAVGDAPAVVVAYGKFIQSVIDFIIVAFAIFMGVKAINRLKREEAVAPSAPPLPSKEEELLGEIRDLLKVQNNRP, encoded by the coding sequence ATGAGCGTGATAAGTGAGTTCAAGGCCTTCGCGGTCAAAGGGAACGTGGTCGATATGGCCGTCGGTATCATCATCGGCGCGGCATTTGGCAAAATCGTTTCGTCCTTCGTGGGTGACGTGGTCATGCCACCGCTGGGCCTGTTGATTGGCGGTGTGGACTTCAGTGACCTGGCCATTACGCTGAAAGCGGCCGTTGGCGATGCCCCGGCCGTGGTCGTGGCATATGGCAAATTCATCCAGAGCGTGATCGACTTTATCATCGTCGCGTTTGCCATCTTTATGGGTGTAAAGGCAATCAACCGCCTGAAGCGCGAAGAGGCAGTCGCGCCAAGCGCCCCGCCTCTTCCTTCTAAAGAAGAAGAACTGCTGGGCGAAATTCGTGACCTGCTTAAAGTTCAAAACAACCGACCTTAA
- a CDS encoding MFS transporter, with amino-acid sequence MTSQPLLLRHHRPFVAFWFARIFTASAFQMLTVAIGWNLYQLTGNVMDLGWVGLIEFAPRLLFMLHTGHVADRYDRRRVAALCQSLQAMIALTLAISSAGDHITREMIFILAFLLGAARSFEMPATQALLPSIVPVELFPRAVAAAQAAQQSATIVAPAFGGLLYAFGSVWVYGPSVALYLIAALLMSNLPARQLPLNKAKATLDSLLAGIRFIRSRPDVLGAISLDLFAVLLGGATALLPVFAKDILLTGPWGLGMLRSAPAVGALLMSLWLARFAVERKVGRVMFTAVGIFGVATIAFGLSTSFWFSMAVLVVLGAADMISMVIRASFVQLETPDEMRGRVSAVNGLFIGASNQLGEFESGVTAHWLGTVPAVVLGGVGTLVVTGLWIKLFPGLANRDRMVEEHKTL; translated from the coding sequence ATGACCAGCCAGCCCCTTCTGCTCCGCCATCACCGGCCATTTGTGGCCTTCTGGTTTGCCCGTATCTTCACCGCCAGTGCATTTCAAATGCTCACCGTGGCCATCGGCTGGAACCTCTACCAACTGACTGGCAACGTGATGGACCTGGGATGGGTGGGCTTGATCGAGTTCGCGCCGCGCCTGCTGTTTATGCTGCACACCGGGCATGTGGCCGACCGCTATGATCGTCGCAGAGTGGCGGCCCTGTGCCAGTCGCTACAGGCAATGATCGCCCTGACATTGGCCATCAGCAGCGCAGGCGATCACATCACCCGGGAAATGATCTTTATCCTGGCGTTTTTGCTGGGTGCCGCCCGCTCCTTCGAAATGCCCGCCACCCAGGCGCTGCTGCCTTCGATCGTGCCGGTTGAGCTGTTTCCGCGCGCAGTGGCGGCGGCACAAGCGGCGCAACAATCGGCCACCATTGTCGCGCCAGCGTTTGGGGGCTTGTTGTATGCGTTTGGCAGCGTCTGGGTGTATGGCCCGAGCGTTGCGCTGTATCTGATTGCGGCACTGCTGATGAGTAACCTCCCCGCCCGCCAGTTGCCGCTGAACAAAGCCAAGGCCACGCTGGACTCCCTGCTCGCGGGCATTCGCTTCATTCGCAGTCGCCCTGACGTCCTCGGCGCCATCTCCCTGGATCTGTTTGCCGTCCTGCTGGGCGGGGCCACGGCGCTGCTGCCTGTGTTTGCCAAGGATATTTTGCTGACCGGCCCCTGGGGCCTGGGCATGCTGCGCTCGGCACCGGCGGTCGGCGCCCTGCTGATGTCATTGTGGCTGGCCAGATTCGCGGTGGAGCGCAAGGTGGGGCGCGTCATGTTTACCGCGGTGGGGATATTCGGGGTCGCCACCATCGCGTTCGGCCTGTCGACCTCGTTCTGGTTTTCAATGGCAGTGCTGGTGGTTCTTGGCGCGGCGGACATGATCAGCATGGTGATCCGCGCCTCGTTCGTGCAACTGGAGACCCCGGATGAAATGCGTGGCCGGGTGAGCGCGGTCAACGGATTGTTTATCGGCGCGTCCAACCAGCTGGGGGAATTCGAATCCGGAGTGACGGCCCACTGGCTGGGCACAGTGCCCGCCGTGGTGTTGGGCGGGGTTGGCACGCTGGTCGTCACCGGGCTGTGGATAAAACTGTTCCCGGGGCTGGCCAACCGGGACCGGATGGTGGAAGAGCACAAAACCCTGTAG
- a CDS encoding ferredoxin--NADP reductase — protein MTASAEKFTQQTLLDVTPLTPSLFTLRTTRDPGFRFTAGQFARLGVTKADGSTVWRAYSMVSSPHDEFLEFFSIVVPGGEFTSELSRLEVGDTLLVERQAFGFLTLDRFVDGRDLWLLATGTGIAPFLSILQDFEVWEKFERIVLVYSAREARELAYQDLIAGLFSRDYLAEYAHKFVYVPIVTRERVPGALNGRMTTLIENGELEQAAGVDLTREHSRVMLCGNPQMIDDTRKLLKARDMQLSLSRRPGQVAVENYW, from the coding sequence ATGACTGCCAGCGCAGAAAAATTTACCCAGCAGACGCTTCTCGATGTCACACCGCTGACCCCCAGCCTGTTCACATTGCGTACCACTCGCGACCCGGGCTTTCGCTTTACCGCAGGCCAGTTTGCAAGGCTTGGCGTGACCAAGGCGGATGGCAGTACGGTTTGGCGCGCCTATTCCATGGTCTCTTCACCCCATGACGAGTTCTTGGAGTTCTTTTCGATTGTGGTACCGGGGGGAGAGTTCACCAGTGAGCTCAGTCGTCTTGAAGTGGGTGACACCTTGCTGGTGGAGCGCCAGGCATTTGGTTTTTTGACCCTGGATCGTTTTGTTGACGGGCGTGATCTGTGGTTGCTGGCAACGGGGACCGGCATTGCACCGTTCCTGTCGATCCTCCAGGATTTTGAAGTATGGGAAAAATTCGAGCGCATTGTGCTGGTTTACAGTGCCCGCGAAGCGCGCGAACTGGCCTATCAGGATCTCATCGCAGGCTTATTTTCCCGTGATTACCTTGCTGAGTATGCACACAAGTTTGTGTATGTTCCGATCGTCACCCGTGAGCGAGTGCCCGGTGCATTGAACGGGCGAATGACCACCTTGATCGAAAACGGTGAACTTGAGCAGGCGGCGGGTGTTGATCTGACCCGCGAACATTCGCGGGTGATGTTATGTGGCAATCCGCAAATGATTGATGACACACGCAAGTTGTTGAAGGCCCGTGACATGCAGTTGAGCCTGAGTCGTCGGCCCGGACAAGTTGCTGTTGAGAACTACTGGTAG
- a CDS encoding Fic family protein, translating to MTELYDTVSWLEPLLFDPIPADMVEMADQMLTLKGRLEGLYPGETAERIGQLLQLTNSFYSNLIEGQYTEPKVIEQKARIKRSAKQLTEIATSHVHVQRALERIIDRDGGPDWRNLFSVSFVSLVHRGLFRDASEQELRIQGLDTPMVPGQLRDIAQLNVSVGQHDAPAYQAIRLMLERMQVVYGRVADPRYRLIAALGYHHRLAWVQPFPDGNGRVVRMITHLQLLKLGLASPLWSLSRGLARNHEAYYQHLAMADQHRQGDLDGRGQLSLKALQAFVRFMLRTCIDQMTYMLDALDRDALRSRLERAVVFDERFIAAGIKPETARALHILITQGAVLRNDFKVYMGLGERTAINQLKLLVHLGVVDSPSPKSRLIHPGFPVWFAQLVFPDLHKRFI from the coding sequence ATGACTGAGCTTTACGACACCGTTAGCTGGCTTGAACCTCTGTTATTCGACCCGATTCCGGCTGATATGGTCGAGATGGCGGATCAGATGCTGACATTAAAAGGCCGCCTTGAAGGTCTTTACCCTGGCGAGACCGCTGAACGTATTGGTCAACTGTTACAGCTGACCAACAGCTTTTATTCGAACCTTATCGAAGGGCAGTACACCGAGCCCAAGGTGATAGAGCAAAAGGCTCGTATCAAGCGCTCAGCCAAGCAGTTGACTGAAATCGCAACTTCCCATGTCCATGTTCAGCGAGCACTTGAGCGAATCATTGACAGGGACGGTGGTCCAGACTGGCGGAATCTGTTTTCGGTGAGTTTTGTTTCCCTTGTTCATCGCGGACTCTTTCGTGATGCGAGTGAGCAAGAACTTCGGATCCAGGGTCTGGATACACCCATGGTGCCCGGACAACTCAGAGATATTGCCCAACTCAACGTCTCGGTCGGTCAGCACGATGCGCCTGCTTATCAAGCTATACGTCTCATGCTTGAGCGGATGCAAGTCGTTTATGGGCGGGTTGCAGATCCGCGTTATCGCTTGATTGCAGCACTGGGCTATCACCATCGTCTGGCTTGGGTTCAACCTTTTCCAGATGGCAATGGTCGGGTGGTGAGGATGATCACTCATCTGCAGTTATTGAAGCTGGGACTCGCGTCACCGTTATGGTCTTTATCCAGAGGGTTGGCCCGTAATCATGAGGCCTATTACCAGCATTTGGCCATGGCGGATCAACATCGTCAGGGCGATCTGGACGGCCGTGGGCAATTGTCCTTGAAGGCCTTGCAAGCATTTGTGCGCTTTATGCTGCGCACTTGTATCGACCAAATGACCTATATGCTGGACGCACTGGATCGCGATGCACTGCGTTCTCGTCTTGAGCGTGCCGTGGTCTTCGATGAACGTTTTATCGCTGCGGGCATCAAGCCAGAAACCGCCCGCGCACTGCATATCCTTATTACCCAGGGCGCGGTGCTGCGTAACGACTTCAAGGTCTATATGGGCTTGGGTGAAAGAACGGCAATCAACCAGTTGAAACTGTTGGTGCACTTGGGTGTGGTAGACAGCCCCTCACCAAAGTCGCGGCTTATCCATCCGGGGTTTCCGGTGTGGTTTGCGCAACTTGTATTCCCTGATTTACATAAGCGGTTTATCTGA